Proteins from a single region of Meles meles chromosome 10, mMelMel3.1 paternal haplotype, whole genome shotgun sequence:
- the CPA1 gene encoding carboxypeptidase A1 — translation MRGLLVLSALLGAVLGKEDFSGHQVLRISTADAAQVEKVKELEDLEHLQLDFWRGPAQPGSPIDVRVPFPSIQAVKIFLEAHGIGYTTMIEDVQALLDEEQEQMFAFRARTRSSDTFNYATYHTLEEIYGFMDMLVAEHPQLVSKLQIGNSYEGRPIYVLKFSTGGENRPAIWIDTGIHSREWVTQASGVWFAKKITQDYGQDATLTAILDSMDILLEIVTNPDGFAFTHSKNRMWRKTRSLTAGSSCVGVDPNRNWDAGFGMAGASSNPCSETYHGKFANSEVEVKSIVDFVKNHGNIKAFISIHSYSQLLLYPYGYKAEAAPDWEELDQLAKSAVTALASLYGTKFKYGSIIKAIYQASGSTIDWTYSQGIKYSFTFELRDTGRYGFLLPASQIVPTAQETWLALRTIMEHTLQHPY, via the exons ATGAGGGGGCTGCTGGTTTTGAGTGCATTGCTAGGGGCTGTGCTTGGCAAAGAGGACTTCTCGGG GCACCAGGTGCTCCGGATCTCCACTGCCGATGCAGCCCAGGTGGAGAAGGTGAAGGAGCTGGAGGACCTGGAGCACCTGCAG ctggaCTTCTGGCGGGGCCCTGCCCAGCCTGGCTCCCCCATCGACGTCCGAGTGCCCTTCCCCAGCATCCAGGCCGTCAAAATCTTCCTGGAGGCCCACGGCATCGGGTACACGACCATGATTGAGGACGTGCAGGCCCTGCTGGACGAGGAACAGGAGCAGATGTTCGCCTTCCGGGCCCGGACCCGCTCCTCGGACACCTTCAACTACGCCACCTACCACAccctggaggag ATCTATGGCTTCATGGATATGCTGGTGGCCGAGCACCCGCAGCTGGTCAGCAAGCTCCAGATTGGCAACAGCTATGAAGGGCGTCCCATCTACGTGCTGAAG TTCAGCACTGGGGGAGAAAACCGTCCTGCCATCTGGATCGACACAGGCATCCATTCCCGGGAGTGGGTCACCCAGGCCAGCGGGGTCTGGTTTGCAAAGAAG ATCACACAGGACTATGGCCAGGACGCCACTCTCACCGCCATTCTTGACTCCATGGATATCCTCCTGGAGATTGTCACCAACCCTGATGGTTTTGCCTTCACCCACAGCAAG AATCGCATGTGGCGCAAGACTCGGTCCCTCACGGCAGGCTCCTCCTGTGTTGGAGTGGACCCCAACCGGAACTGGGATGCTGGCTTTGGGA TGGCTGGAGCCAGCAGCAACCCATGCTCGGAGACTTACCACGGCAAGTTTGCCAATTCCGAAGTGGAGGTCAAGTCCATCGTGGACTTTGTGAAGAACCACGGCAACATCAAGGCCTTCATCTCCATCCACAGCTACTCCCAGCTCCTCCTGTATCCCTACGGCTACAAAGCAGAGGCAGCCCCCGACTGGGAGGAGCTG GATCAGCTGGCCAAGTCTGCTGTGACAGCCCTCGCCTCTCTATATGGGACCAAGTTCAAGTATGGCAGCATCATCAAAGCAATTT ACCAAGCCAGTGGAAGCACCATTGACTGGACCTATAGCCAGGGCATCAAGTACTCCTTCACCTTCGAGCTCCGGGACACGGGGCGTTACGGCTTCCTGCTGCCGGCCTCCCAGATCGTCCCCACGGCCCAGGAGACGTGGCTGGCGCTCCGGACCATCATGGAGCACACCCTGCAGCACCCCTACTGA